The Agromyces marinus genome window below encodes:
- a CDS encoding 5'-3' exonuclease, translating into MADRLMLLDTASLYFRAFYGVPDSLKRADGTPVNAVRGLLDMIARLVGEFEPSYVVACWDDDWRPHWRVELIPSYKAHRVEQVVAAGPDVEEVPDPLEAQIPMIRETLGLAGIPIVGVAEHEADDVIGTLATHATMAVDVVTGDRDLFQLVDDDRAVRVIYTARGMNRLELVTNEWVVAKYGVEASQYADFATLRGDSSDGLPGVAGIGEKTAAGLLGDFGSLDAMLAVASGDADAAAAAPATMSASMRARLTGAHDYLAVAPTVVNVARDLDLPSAEDLGARLAPVTGARREALEDLVDEWNLGGSVARLLASLDRPESA; encoded by the coding sequence ATGGCCGATCGACTCATGCTGCTGGATACCGCCTCGCTGTACTTCCGAGCGTTCTACGGCGTGCCGGATTCGCTGAAGCGCGCCGACGGCACGCCCGTCAACGCGGTGCGCGGCCTGCTCGACATGATCGCGCGTCTCGTCGGCGAGTTCGAGCCGTCGTATGTCGTGGCCTGCTGGGATGACGACTGGCGCCCGCACTGGCGGGTCGAGCTCATCCCGAGCTACAAGGCGCACCGCGTCGAGCAGGTCGTCGCCGCCGGACCGGACGTCGAGGAGGTGCCGGACCCGCTCGAAGCGCAGATCCCGATGATCCGCGAGACCCTGGGGCTCGCCGGCATCCCCATCGTGGGCGTCGCCGAGCACGAGGCCGACGACGTCATCGGCACGCTCGCCACGCACGCGACCATGGCCGTCGACGTCGTCACGGGTGATCGCGACCTGTTCCAGCTCGTCGACGACGACCGTGCGGTGCGGGTGATCTACACGGCGCGCGGCATGAACCGCCTCGAGCTCGTCACGAACGAGTGGGTCGTGGCCAAGTACGGCGTCGAGGCCTCGCAGTACGCCGACTTCGCGACGCTCCGCGGCGACTCGTCGGACGGCCTGCCCGGCGTCGCCGGAATCGGCGAGAAGACCGCGGCCGGCCTGCTCGGCGACTTCGGTTCGCTCGACGCGATGCTCGCGGTCGCGTCGGGCGATGCGGATGCCGCGGCGGCCGCACCCGCGACGATGTCGGCGTCGATGCGCGCGCGGCTCACCGGAGCCCACGACTACCTCGCGGTCGCGCCGACGGTCGTGAACGTGGCGCGCGACCTCGACCTGCCGTCGGCGGAGGATCTCGGCGCGCGCCTGGCACCCGTCACGGGTGCGCGCCGCGAGGCGCTGGAAGACCTCGTCGACGAGTGGAACCTCGGCGGTTCCGTCGCCCGACTGCTCGCGTCGCTGGATCGTCCGGAATCGGCGTGA
- the msrA gene encoding peptide-methionine (S)-S-oxide reductase MsrA, producing MTTPGAITTVPGAETAVLAGGCFWGMEDLVRKLPGVIDTRVGYSGGDVENATYRNHGSHAEALEVVFDPSKLSYRDLLEFFFQVHDPTTRNRQGNDVGTSYRSAIFPTSDAQYDTAIDTIADVDASGIWPGPVVTEVAPAGAFWEAEPEHQDYLQRIPWGYTCHFVRPGWRLPKRDAAADSATDSAAAG from the coding sequence ATGACCACCCCAGGCGCCATCACCACCGTCCCCGGAGCCGAGACCGCCGTCCTCGCGGGCGGCTGCTTCTGGGGCATGGAGGACCTCGTCCGCAAGCTCCCGGGCGTGATCGACACGCGCGTCGGCTACAGCGGCGGCGACGTCGAGAACGCGACCTACCGCAACCACGGCTCGCACGCCGAGGCGCTCGAGGTCGTCTTCGACCCGTCGAAGCTCAGCTATCGCGACCTGCTCGAGTTCTTCTTCCAGGTGCACGACCCGACGACGAGGAACCGCCAGGGCAACGACGTCGGGACGAGCTACCGTTCGGCGATCTTCCCGACGAGCGACGCCCAGTACGACACCGCGATCGACACCATCGCCGACGTGGACGCGTCGGGCATCTGGCCGGGCCCGGTCGTGACCGAGGTCGCGCCCGCAGGCGCGTTCTGGGAGGCCGAGCCCGAGCACCAGGACTACCTGCAGCGCATCCCGTGGGGGTACACCTGCCACTTCGTGCGCCCCGGATGGCGCCTGCCGAAGCGCGACGCCGCCGCCGACTCGGCCACCGACTCGGCCGCCGCCGGCTGA
- a CDS encoding FUSC family protein — MRFAQQFRSTKRAPLLQVLKSAVATVAAWLIAGWLIPGPLPVFAAIAALLVVQPSVNQSLGKALERSIGVIAGVVIASGLGLVFGPTSWVILVAILIALLAAWAARMTAPTSNQVAISAMLVLALGGTSAEYALDRILETLIGAVIGIVVNALIVPPVLTGPSRDQLARLGRELAASVDRLAAALLTPQRPADLTELLLEGRLMRPMRDAAVEAITDAEESLTLNPRRSAHRAELAEQRRLLDRLSPIVTQVGGMTRAFVDHYDDGLATEPTVRAIAEQLHRVAHDIRLAVHLAEVDPEPLTSVIPALTAPLQIAPPRSDHWILIGSLMEDLRRIREELLVDDAPPAAASA; from the coding sequence ATGCGGTTCGCCCAGCAGTTCCGCTCCACGAAGCGGGCTCCGCTCCTGCAGGTGCTGAAGTCCGCGGTCGCCACGGTGGCCGCGTGGCTGATCGCGGGGTGGCTGATCCCCGGGCCGTTGCCCGTGTTCGCGGCGATCGCGGCGCTGCTGGTCGTGCAGCCGAGCGTGAACCAGTCGCTCGGCAAGGCGCTCGAGCGCAGCATCGGCGTGATCGCGGGCGTCGTGATCGCGTCGGGCCTCGGGCTCGTCTTCGGCCCGACGAGCTGGGTGATCCTCGTCGCGATCCTCATCGCGCTGCTCGCGGCCTGGGCCGCCCGGATGACCGCGCCCACCTCGAACCAGGTCGCGATCAGCGCGATGCTCGTGCTCGCACTCGGCGGCACGTCGGCCGAGTACGCACTCGACCGCATCCTCGAGACGTTGATCGGGGCCGTGATCGGCATCGTCGTGAACGCGCTGATCGTCCCGCCCGTGCTCACCGGCCCGTCGCGCGACCAGCTCGCGCGGCTGGGGCGCGAGCTCGCGGCATCCGTCGACCGCCTCGCCGCGGCCCTGCTGACACCGCAACGCCCCGCCGACCTCACCGAGCTCCTGCTCGAGGGCCGGCTCATGCGACCGATGCGGGATGCCGCCGTCGAGGCGATCACCGACGCCGAGGAGTCGCTCACGCTCAATCCGCGCCGGTCGGCGCACCGCGCCGAACTCGCCGAGCAGCGCCGCCTGCTCGACCGGCTCAGCCCGATCGTGACCCAGGTCGGCGGAATGACGCGCGCCTTCGTCGACCACTACGACGACGGGCTCGCGACCGAGCCCACGGTGCGTGCGATCGCCGAGCAGCTGCACCGGGTCGCGCACGACATCCGCCTGGCGGTGCACCTCGCCGAGGTCGACCCCGAGCCGCTGACCTCGGTGATCCCGGCCCTGACCGCCCCACTGCAGATCGCCCCGCCGAGGTCGGACCACTGGATCCTCATCGGCTCCCTCATGGAGGACCTGCGCCGCATCCGCGAGGAACTGCTCGTCGACGACGCGCCGCCCGCCGCTGCGAGCGCGTGA
- a CDS encoding N-acyl homoserine lactonase family protein, with amino-acid sequence MNETEPGPRTPTVTPFHVADLAIEGESMPVMVHVIDHPDGRVLVDTGMTEIHPDHAEFVERVMPLDAQLDVGGIDLVVNTHLHADHCGGNRLFPGVPIHVQRRELADARTEDGYTIRDWVDGPGVTYAPLDGEVELLPGLRLVPAPGHTPGSQIVVVDTGEGPIVLVGDTAVWFGELDDPGTEGQRLVRSLEPREVWLAHVREPWSPTTR; translated from the coding sequence GTGAACGAAACCGAACCGGGACCGCGCACGCCGACGGTCACCCCGTTCCATGTCGCCGACCTCGCGATCGAGGGCGAGTCGATGCCGGTCATGGTGCACGTCATCGACCACCCCGACGGGCGCGTGCTCGTCGACACCGGGATGACCGAGATCCACCCGGACCACGCCGAGTTCGTCGAACGCGTCATGCCGCTCGACGCACAGCTCGACGTCGGCGGCATCGACCTCGTGGTGAACACCCACCTGCATGCCGATCACTGCGGCGGCAACCGGCTCTTCCCCGGCGTACCGATCCACGTCCAGCGCCGGGAGCTCGCCGATGCGCGCACCGAGGACGGGTACACGATCCGCGACTGGGTCGACGGGCCCGGCGTGACGTACGCCCCGCTCGACGGCGAGGTCGAGCTCCTCCCCGGGCTCCGACTCGTGCCCGCACCCGGCCACACGCCAGGCTCCCAGATCGTCGTCGTCGACACCGGCGAGGGCCCGATCGTCCTCGTCGGCGACACCGCGGTGTGGTTCGGCGAACTCGACGACCCCGGCACCGAGGGCCAGCGACTCGTCCGCTCCCTCGAGCCGCGAGAGGTGTGGCTCGCGCACGTGCGCGAGCCGTGGTCGCCCACGACCCGGTGA
- a CDS encoding carboxylate-amine ligase, translating to MATFGIEEEFFFLDPQTMLAVGVAADVRRRLADDPRWGEHVHPEFLASQVEFATPVFENMAVAAEQLAAFRREVDADAARHAVCVASVGTPPDAHPFPSITDADRYHRIAREVAGIIADHQMSGLHVHVEVPSREHGVATLNAVRPWLPLLTAMTGNSPLWRGNVTGYESWRTVQMRRWSTSGCPPRFANADDYDRRTRGMLGVGGLGDLALIAWNVRLSEHLPTIEFRMADAQLTVDDTLLVAALCRALVDRAVDEHDRFGADPTAVRGVRSLDEPDPDLPPELLSAATLHAAHEGLSGGAFDPASGRLAPATELVRRLERHLAEPLERTGDRDLVHRLLERLLRDGTGAARQLDAWNRSGIAGLRRLFAATITAQPGIAAPRARINRTDDAGGGRPTYAGGTTGGAG from the coding sequence ATGGCGACGTTCGGCATCGAGGAGGAGTTCTTCTTCCTGGACCCCCAGACCATGCTTGCCGTGGGTGTCGCCGCCGACGTCCGCCGTCGCCTCGCCGACGACCCCCGATGGGGCGAGCACGTCCACCCCGAGTTCCTCGCGTCGCAGGTCGAGTTCGCGACGCCGGTCTTCGAGAACATGGCCGTGGCCGCGGAGCAGCTGGCGGCGTTCCGTCGCGAGGTCGACGCCGACGCCGCCCGGCACGCGGTGTGCGTCGCGAGCGTCGGCACGCCGCCCGACGCGCACCCGTTCCCCTCGATCACCGACGCGGATCGCTACCACCGGATCGCGCGCGAGGTGGCCGGCATCATCGCGGACCACCAGATGAGCGGCCTGCACGTCCACGTGGAAGTGCCGAGCCGGGAACACGGGGTCGCGACGCTGAACGCCGTCCGGCCGTGGCTGCCGCTGCTCACCGCGATGACCGGCAATTCGCCGCTCTGGCGGGGCAACGTGACCGGCTACGAGAGCTGGCGCACGGTGCAGATGCGTCGCTGGAGCACCTCGGGCTGCCCGCCCCGGTTCGCGAACGCGGACGACTACGACCGCAGGACGCGGGGGATGCTCGGCGTCGGCGGACTCGGCGACCTCGCTCTCATCGCCTGGAACGTCCGGCTCTCGGAGCACCTGCCGACGATCGAGTTCCGGATGGCGGACGCCCAGCTCACGGTCGACGACACGCTCCTGGTCGCCGCGCTGTGCCGGGCGCTCGTGGACAGGGCCGTCGACGAGCACGACCGGTTCGGCGCCGACCCGACCGCCGTTCGCGGGGTGCGTTCACTGGACGAGCCCGACCCGGACCTCCCGCCCGAGCTGCTGAGCGCCGCCACGCTGCACGCAGCGCACGAGGGCCTCTCGGGCGGGGCGTTCGACCCCGCGAGCGGCCGGCTCGCACCCGCGACGGAGCTGGTCCGGAGGCTCGAACGGCACCTCGCCGAACCGCTCGAGCGCACGGGCGACCGCGACCTCGTCCACCGACTGCTCGAACGGCTCCTGCGCGACGGCACCGGAGCGGCGCGCCAACTCGACGCGTGGAACCGGTCCGGGATCGCAGGCCTGCGACGGCTGTTCGCCGCGACGATCACCGCCCAACCGGGCATCGCCGCACCGCGGGCGCGGATCAATCGAACGGATGACGCCGGCGGCGGCCGGCCCACCTACGCTGGCGGCACGACGGGAGGTGCGGGGTGA
- a CDS encoding tryptophan-rich sensory protein has product MTSTDIRSGARKGADGSAADTARQVVVLATSLLAIAAAFIGSGVTGGTPVQEAAGGWLDADSTLIAPARPAFGIWSVIYTGMLAYAIFQALPAQRASARHRRIGYPVAASLVLNAAWIGVVQLDLLWASLPVIVALVAVLAWLFVQLRRLPPRGIVDAIVTDGSIGLYLGWVVVATAANATAVLQAAGFDGWGLPAEAWAILVIGAAAAVGIGLAWWGRGRIAPALSLAWGLSWVAVGRLTDEPDSTSTGIAAAVAAVLVLVVTLVARVWAMRSTRGTMEA; this is encoded by the coding sequence GTGACATCCACCGACATTCGAAGCGGTGCCCGGAAGGGCGCCGACGGAAGCGCCGCGGACACGGCACGGCAGGTCGTGGTCCTGGCGACCTCGCTCCTCGCGATCGCGGCCGCGTTCATCGGCTCGGGCGTGACGGGGGGCACGCCCGTGCAGGAGGCCGCGGGAGGCTGGCTCGACGCCGACTCGACGCTCATCGCGCCGGCGCGGCCCGCCTTCGGCATCTGGAGCGTCATCTACACGGGCATGCTCGCCTACGCGATCTTCCAGGCCCTGCCCGCACAGCGTGCGAGCGCCCGCCACCGCCGGATCGGATACCCCGTCGCGGCGTCACTCGTGCTGAACGCGGCCTGGATCGGCGTCGTTCAGCTCGACCTGCTGTGGGCGAGCCTGCCGGTCATCGTCGCCCTGGTGGCGGTGCTCGCCTGGCTGTTCGTCCAGCTGCGACGGCTTCCGCCGCGCGGCATCGTGGATGCGATCGTGACGGACGGGTCGATCGGGCTGTACCTCGGCTGGGTCGTCGTCGCGACGGCCGCGAACGCCACCGCCGTGCTGCAGGCCGCGGGCTTCGACGGGTGGGGGCTTCCGGCCGAGGCGTGGGCGATCCTCGTGATCGGCGCGGCCGCGGCGGTGGGCATCGGCCTGGCCTGGTGGGGCCGCGGCCGGATCGCTCCCGCGCTGTCGCTGGCCTGGGGGCTCTCGTGGGTCGCGGTGGGCCGGCTGACCGACGAGCCCGATTCGACGTCGACGGGCATCGCGGCCGCGGTGGCCGCTGTGCTCGTCCTCGTGGTCACGCTCGTCGCGCGGGTCTGGGCGATGCGCTCCACCCGGGGCACGATGGAGGCATGA
- a CDS encoding alpha/beta hydrolase family protein codes for MNDEELPLVIEVGGELDAVPALLLRPDDPTATLVVAHGAGAGKEHPFLAGFCRALAGHGVATLRFDFPYRAAGRRFPDRPPVAIAVWRAVMDAARAGAADGEPVWASGKSFGGRMASMAVAEGMDVAGLVFLGYPLHPPGRPEKSRDEHFPQLAGVPMLFLQGRKDPFAIPNEQLDRLVAGLAPSAVLEWIDGANHSFEIAGAKRPAVEIGAGLAPGVADFLAARGAQTAV; via the coding sequence ATGAACGACGAGGAACTGCCCCTGGTGATCGAGGTCGGCGGCGAGCTCGACGCGGTTCCCGCCCTGCTGCTCCGGCCCGACGATCCGACCGCGACGCTCGTCGTCGCGCACGGCGCCGGAGCGGGCAAGGAGCATCCGTTCCTCGCCGGGTTCTGCCGCGCGCTCGCCGGCCACGGCGTCGCCACGCTGCGCTTCGACTTCCCCTACCGCGCCGCCGGTCGGCGCTTCCCGGACCGGCCGCCGGTCGCGATCGCCGTCTGGCGCGCGGTCATGGACGCCGCCCGCGCCGGGGCCGCGGACGGCGAACCGGTGTGGGCGTCGGGCAAGTCGTTCGGGGGGCGGATGGCGTCGATGGCCGTCGCCGAGGGCATGGATGTCGCGGGGCTCGTGTTCCTCGGGTACCCGTTGCATCCGCCCGGCCGCCCTGAGAAGTCGCGCGACGAGCACTTCCCGCAGCTGGCGGGCGTGCCGATGCTCTTCCTGCAGGGTCGGAAGGATCCGTTCGCGATCCCGAACGAGCAGCTCGACCGGCTCGTCGCCGGCCTCGCGCCGTCGGCGGTGCTCGAATGGATCGACGGCGCGAACCACTCGTTCGAGATCGCGGGCGCCAAGCGCCCCGCGGTCGAGATCGGCGCGGGGCTCGCCCCGGGCGTCGCGGACTTCCTCGCGGCGCGGGGAGCTCAGACCGCGGTGTAG
- a CDS encoding SDR family NAD(P)-dependent oxidoreductase, which produces MATYDVSERSAIVTGAGSGIGRSIAMLLAANGASVIVNDLDGDHAAAVVDEIRAAGGTAEASVGDVTDSDWVEASVDAANALAPLRIAVNNAGIGGASAQVGDYPVDSWDAVIAVNLSSIFLGMRAQLPAIVANGGGSIVNIASILGSVGFASSSAYVSAKHGVVGLTKNAAIEYAPQGVRVNSVGPGFIKTPLIDANLDAETQEFLVGKHPIGRLGEPDEVAALVAFLASDAASFITGSYHLVDGGYTAV; this is translated from the coding sequence ATGGCCACCTACGACGTATCGGAACGCTCCGCGATCGTGACCGGAGCCGGAAGCGGGATCGGTCGCTCGATCGCGATGCTGCTCGCCGCGAACGGCGCATCCGTGATCGTGAACGACCTCGACGGCGACCACGCCGCGGCGGTCGTCGATGAGATCCGGGCCGCGGGCGGCACCGCCGAGGCATCCGTCGGCGACGTCACCGACTCCGACTGGGTCGAGGCATCCGTCGACGCCGCGAACGCGCTCGCACCGTTGCGCATCGCGGTGAACAACGCCGGGATCGGCGGCGCCTCCGCGCAGGTCGGCGACTACCCCGTCGACAGCTGGGACGCGGTCATCGCCGTGAACCTCAGCTCGATCTTCCTCGGGATGCGCGCCCAACTGCCGGCGATCGTCGCGAACGGCGGCGGATCGATCGTGAACATCGCGTCGATCCTCGGCTCGGTCGGGTTCGCGAGCTCGTCGGCATACGTGAGCGCGAAGCACGGCGTGGTCGGTCTCACCAAGAACGCGGCGATCGAGTACGCGCCCCAGGGCGTGCGCGTGAACTCCGTCGGCCCGGGCTTCATCAAGACCCCGCTCATCGATGCCAACCTCGACGCCGAGACTCAGGAGTTCCTGGTCGGCAAGCACCCGATCGGCCGCCTCGGCGAGCCCGACGAGGTCGCCGCGCTCGTGGCGTTCCTGGCCAGCGACGCAGCGAGCTTCATCACCGGCAGCTACCACCTCGTCGACGGCGGCTACACCGCGGTCTGA
- a CDS encoding molybdopterin-dependent oxidoreductase: MSADRARNRRLRPAVAGVAAATFGAGAGELAAAIIAPTASPFTSIGGLLIDLAPPWAKDAAIALFGTGDKVALLVGVAVVLVAVGALAGILEARRRRWGRGLFALLGVFGSVAAATRANASLLAILPAAIGALAAMAALSMLLARVPAEADRASVADVDRRRFLAWAGGTAAVGVLAAIASTALSAGSRAVMTVREALRLPEPATTASVPASAELGIDGLAPVITPNREFYRIDTALSVPQVDPADWRLRIHGMLDREVELTWDDLLALPMGESVTTLACVSNEVGGSLIGTAVWLGYPIRELLARAAPTADADMVLSRSIDGFTASTPLEALTDPGREAVLAVGMNGDPLPVEHGFPVRMVVPGLYGYVSATKWVTELLVTRFDRDRAYWSDRGWSERGPIKLSSRIDVPRAGASVEAGTVVVAGVAWQQHTGVEAVEVQVDDGAWEPATLATAISADTWVQWRFDWDAAPGRHTVRVRAISADGEVQTADRAPVAPDGATGLHERSFDVR, from the coding sequence ATGTCGGCCGATCGCGCGCGCAACCGGCGGCTGCGTCCCGCCGTGGCGGGAGTCGCGGCCGCGACGTTCGGAGCCGGCGCCGGTGAGCTCGCGGCGGCGATCATCGCCCCGACCGCGTCGCCGTTCACGTCGATCGGGGGCCTGCTGATCGACCTCGCGCCGCCATGGGCGAAGGATGCCGCGATCGCCCTGTTCGGCACCGGCGACAAGGTCGCCCTGCTCGTCGGCGTCGCCGTGGTGCTCGTCGCGGTGGGTGCGCTCGCCGGCATCCTCGAGGCGCGGCGTCGACGCTGGGGCCGCGGGCTCTTCGCGCTCCTCGGGGTGTTCGGCTCGGTCGCCGCGGCGACACGCGCGAATGCGTCGCTGCTCGCGATCCTGCCCGCGGCGATCGGCGCGCTCGCGGCGATGGCCGCGCTCTCGATGCTGCTCGCCCGGGTGCCCGCCGAGGCCGACCGGGCTTCGGTCGCCGACGTCGATCGGCGCCGCTTCCTGGCGTGGGCGGGCGGCACCGCGGCGGTCGGCGTCCTCGCCGCGATCGCATCGACCGCGCTGTCGGCCGGTTCGCGCGCGGTCATGACCGTTCGCGAGGCCCTGCGACTGCCTGAGCCTGCGACGACCGCGTCGGTTCCGGCATCCGCCGAGCTCGGCATCGACGGGCTCGCCCCGGTGATCACGCCGAACCGCGAGTTCTACCGGATCGACACGGCGCTCAGCGTGCCGCAGGTCGACCCTGCCGACTGGCGGCTGCGGATCCACGGCATGCTCGACCGCGAGGTCGAGCTCACGTGGGATGATCTGCTCGCGCTGCCGATGGGCGAGAGCGTCACGACGCTCGCCTGCGTGTCGAACGAGGTCGGCGGCTCGCTCATCGGCACGGCCGTGTGGCTGGGGTACCCGATCCGCGAGCTGCTCGCGCGCGCCGCGCCGACGGCGGACGCCGACATGGTGCTCTCGCGCAGCATCGACGGGTTCACGGCGTCGACACCGCTCGAGGCGCTCACCGATCCCGGTCGAGAGGCCGTGCTCGCGGTCGGCATGAACGGCGATCCCCTGCCCGTCGAGCACGGCTTCCCGGTGCGGATGGTGGTGCCGGGCCTGTACGGCTACGTCTCCGCCACCAAGTGGGTGACCGAACTCCTGGTCACGCGCTTCGATCGCGACCGGGCGTACTGGTCGGACCGGGGCTGGAGCGAACGCGGCCCGATCAAGCTGTCGTCGCGGATCGACGTGCCGCGCGCGGGCGCGTCGGTCGAGGCCGGCACGGTCGTCGTCGCGGGCGTCGCCTGGCAGCAGCACACGGGCGTCGAAGCGGTCGAGGTGCAGGTCGACGACGGTGCGTGGGAGCCCGCGACCCTCGCGACGGCGATCTCGGCCGACACCTGGGTGCAGTGGCGCTTCGACTGGGATGCCGCGCCCGGCCGGCACACGGTCAGGGTCCGCGCGATCTCGGCCGACGGCGAGGTGCAGACCGCCGATCGCGCTCCGGTCGCGCCCGACGGTGCGACGGGCCTGCACGAACGCTCGTTCGACGTTCGCTGA
- a CDS encoding amidase, with amino-acid sequence MSGFDVVEASIADLRAALEAGRTTAVELVEAYLARIDAYDVPGTETALNAVVVRNPEALAEARASDARRERGEVLGPLDGIPYTAKDSYLVRGLTAASGSPAFADLVAQHDAFTIERLRGSGAICLGLTNMPPMANGGMQRGVYGRAESPYNADFLTAAFGSGSSNGSGTATAASFAAFGLGEETWSSGRAPASNNSLCAYTPSRGVISTRGNWPLVPTMDVVVPQTRTMADLLEVLDVIVADDAETRGDFWRAQPWVDVPAASAVRPASYPALATDAAGAAAALAGKRVGVPCMYVNADPEAGTAAPGETVGIGGATGQRIETRASVIDLWESARRDLEAAGAEVVLVDFPVVTNYEGDRPGAPTIATRGLVGPAYLKREIVDLSAWAWEDFLQANGDPALSTLAAVDGARIFPRPEGALPDRYAGFDDDIAEYPGWVRAHPRATWDDMPELEEGLRGLEETRRVDLEQWMDDLGLDAVAFPAVADVGPADMDVDPASADLGWRNGVWVANGNLVPRHLGIPTVTVPMGLMADIGMPVGLTFAGRAYDDSALLRLASAFEALAPRRVAPPRTPRLL; translated from the coding sequence ATGAGCGGGTTCGACGTCGTCGAGGCCTCGATCGCCGACCTGCGCGCCGCGCTCGAGGCCGGCCGCACGACCGCGGTCGAGCTCGTCGAGGCGTACCTCGCGCGCATCGACGCGTACGACGTGCCGGGCACCGAGACGGCGCTGAACGCCGTCGTCGTCCGCAACCCCGAGGCGCTCGCCGAGGCGCGCGCCTCCGACGCGCGCCGCGAGCGCGGCGAGGTGCTCGGGCCGCTCGACGGCATCCCGTACACCGCGAAGGACTCGTACCTCGTGCGGGGGCTCACCGCGGCATCCGGCAGCCCGGCGTTCGCCGACCTCGTCGCGCAGCACGATGCGTTCACGATCGAGCGGCTGCGCGGCTCGGGCGCGATCTGCCTCGGGCTGACGAACATGCCGCCCATGGCGAACGGCGGCATGCAGCGCGGGGTCTACGGTCGCGCCGAGAGCCCGTACAACGCCGATTTCCTGACGGCGGCGTTCGGCTCGGGTTCGTCGAACGGGTCGGGCACCGCGACCGCGGCGTCGTTCGCGGCGTTCGGGCTCGGGGAGGAGACGTGGTCGTCGGGCCGCGCGCCCGCGTCGAACAACTCGCTGTGCGCGTACACGCCCTCGCGCGGCGTCATCTCGACGCGCGGCAACTGGCCGCTCGTGCCGACCATGGACGTGGTCGTGCCGCAGACGCGCACGATGGCCGACCTGCTCGAGGTGCTCGACGTGATCGTCGCCGACGACGCCGAGACGCGTGGCGACTTCTGGCGCGCGCAGCCGTGGGTCGACGTGCCCGCGGCGTCCGCCGTGCGCCCCGCGTCGTACCCGGCCCTGGCGACGGATGCCGCCGGAGCCGCCGCCGCACTCGCCGGGAAGCGCGTCGGCGTGCCGTGCATGTACGTCAACGCCGATCCCGAAGCCGGCACGGCCGCGCCGGGGGAGACGGTCGGCATCGGCGGCGCGACCGGGCAGCGCATCGAGACGCGCGCGTCGGTGATCGACCTCTGGGAGTCCGCGCGTCGCGACCTCGAGGCGGCCGGTGCGGAGGTCGTGCTCGTCGACTTCCCGGTCGTGACGAACTACGAGGGCGACCGACCCGGCGCGCCGACCATCGCGACGCGCGGGCTCGTCGGCCCCGCGTACCTGAAGCGCGAGATCGTGGATCTCTCGGCGTGGGCGTGGGAGGACTTCCTGCAGGCCAACGGCGACCCCGCGCTCTCGACGCTCGCCGCGGTCGACGGCGCGCGGATCTTCCCGCGCCCCGAGGGCGCCCTGCCAGACCGGTACGCGGGTTTCGACGACGACATCGCCGAGTACCCCGGCTGGGTCCGCGCGCACCCGCGCGCGACGTGGGACGACATGCCCGAGCTCGAGGAGGGCCTGCGCGGTCTCGAGGAGACACGCCGCGTCGACCTCGAGCAGTGGATGGACGACCTCGGCCTCGACGCGGTCGCCTTCCCCGCGGTCGCCGACGTCGGCCCGGCCGACATGGATGTCGACCCGGCCTCAGCCGACCTCGGCTGGCGCAACGGGGTCTGGGTCGCCAACGGCAACCTCGTGCCGCGCCACCTCGGCATCCCGACGGTGACGGTGCCGATGGGCCTCATGGCCGACATCGGGATGCCGGTGGGCCTCACGTTCGCCGGCCGCGCCTACGACGACTCGGCCCTCCTGCGCCTGGCGTCCGCGTTCGAGGCGCTCGCGCCCCGTCGCGTCGCGCCTCCGCGCACGCCGCGACTGCTCTGA